In Senegalia massiliensis, the genomic window GGAAATTATAACTATATATTACTACACATGGATATGAAGTAGATATTTCCATTTTTCTTTTGCTATTATAATCTATCATAGTTATAGAATTTCCACTTTTATTTAATAACCAAGGATGATCCAACCCATTTGCAAGCTTAATTTGGGAGTAATTATATTCTAAGCTTTCTCCAATATTCTTTTCTTTTCTGAAGTCCATAGGAGTATCAGTTACATCTATAAATCTACCAGTAGGTACCATTTTATCATTTAATTCTAAAAATTTATTAGAATTTATATAAAGTAATTGATTTGTTATATCTCTTTTATAATTACCTGATAAATTAAAATATGAGTGATTTGTTAAATTACATAATGTTTTTTTATCTGTATTTGCATGATATTCAATAATCATCTTATTATCCATTAGAGTATATTTTATATATACATCTAAATTACCCGGGTAATTTTCTTCCATGTTTTTACTATAATAATTAAAACTTACAGAAATTTCATCTTCATTTTCTATTATTTTATAATCCCATATCTTTTTGTTAAATCCTTCTTTACCACCATGACCACTATTTTGGCCATAATTTTTATATAAAGTATACTCTTTATCATCAATTTTAAATTTTCCATTTGCTATTCTTCCAGATGTTCTACCAATAGTAGCACCAAAATAGGCTGGATTTTCTATATAACTATCTATATTTTTATGAGTTAATACTATATTTTCTTTTTTTCCATCTTTGTCATCTACTAAAAGTTCAACTAATATTGCACCATAATTAAGTAATTTAGCTTTTATATTATTATTTTCTATGATTATAAGACTCAGTTCCTTATTAGATAATTTAATTTGTTCCACAGAATACATTTATTACACCTCTTTTAAATATTTTTAAAGAGGCAGTAAAAATACCTACCTCTTTAGTATATCTATATTATTTTTGCTCCATCTCCTATTTCTGCTATATAGAAGTCTGGATCATATCCTATTTTTTCTTTATATTCCTTTTTAACATTTTCTTTAAATCTTTCTATTGTTTCATTATATACTAGATTTACAGTACATCCTCCAAATCCTGCTCCAGTCATTCTAGCACCAATAGCACCATTTTTCCATGCTGATTCAACAAGTATATCTAGCTCTTTTCCAGTTACTTCATAATCATC contains:
- a CDS encoding aldose epimerase family protein translates to MYSVEQIKLSNKELSLIIIENNNIKAKLLNYGAILVELLVDDKDGKKENIVLTHKNIDSYIENPAYFGATIGRTSGRIANGKFKIDDKEYTLYKNYGQNSGHGGKEGFNKKIWDYKIIENEDEISVSFNYYSKNMEENYPGNLDVYIKYTLMDNKMIIEYHANTDKKTLCNLTNHSYFNLSGNYKRDITNQLLYINSNKFLELNDKMVPTGRFIDVTDTPMDFRKEKNIGESLEYNYSQIKLANGLDHPWLLNKSGNSITMIDYNSKRKMEISTSYPCVVIYSYNFPNDENLKYNKIGKKHYGICFETQYEPDGINHNNMNSSILKPNENYYEITEYKFSII